From a single Apium graveolens cultivar Ventura chromosome 2, ASM990537v1, whole genome shotgun sequence genomic region:
- the LOC141686848 gene encoding uncharacterized protein LOC141686848, producing the protein MLPIEVGSPSHRAINFDEVANEEGLRINIEIIDEVRDQDVARMDKYKEKTKEHFSKKSKVKNFQVGDLVLRDTEASDPTNTGKLMPRWEGPYKIKEVLSIGTYKLMNMDESEIPNTWHGLRLRKFYQ; encoded by the coding sequence ATGCTGCCCATCGAGGTAGGATCCCCCTCTCACCGAGCAATCAACTTTGATGAGGTAGCCAACGAGGAGGGGCTCAGGATAAACATCgagataattgatgaagtccgagaCCAAGATGTTGCAAGGATGGATAAGTACAAGGAAAAAACTAAGGAACACTTTAGCAAGAAGTCCAAGGTCAAgaactttcaagttggagacctaGTACTTCGAGACACAGAAGCATCAGATCCAACCAACACTGGGAAGCTAATGCCAAGGTGGGAAGGGCCTTACAAAATCAAGGAAGTGTTAAGCATAGGGACATATAAGCTGATGAACATGGATGAATCTGAGATCCCAAACACCTGGCATGGACTCAGACTTAGAAAATTCTATCAATAG